The window CAACTCCTCCTTACGCCGCTCAAACAATCTCCGCCCAAATCGCCAGAAGCTCACGCCTCGCCTCCCTCTACCTCACCTAAGATTCCGCCAATCACCTGCACCATCTGCTTCCACCGCCCCACGTCGCTCATCAACTGCTGCTTTCCCGCCGCTGTAATCCGGTAGAACCGCGCCCGCTGATTGCTCTCCGTCTGCTTCCACTCCGACTCGACCCACCCCTGCCGCTGCAGCCGGTGCAGCGCCGGATACAGCGACCCTGTCTCCACCTGCAGCGCCTCGCCCGACTGCACCCGCAAGGCCTGTACAATTCCATACCCATGCGCCGGACCCCACTGCAACGTGCGCAAAATCAGCATATCCAGTGTTCCCTGCAGCAGTTCAATCCGATTCTGATAGCGGTTTCGTCCCAACATAGATGTAGGCAATCTACGGCCATAAGCCATAGACTGTCTACATCCTTTTCGACCATGATCCGGTGCCCGAATTTTTCGTCCAATCGCAATTTCTGTTCACCAATCCCCCGCTTCGCGCCGAAGTCTTCCCGGCACAATCACTTACCGATTACTCTTCGTACTTGCTTTAGAGGCCGGACCGTTTTAAGATGCCGCAATTGCCGTATGCTGCATCACGCCTCCATTTCGCCTGCTGCGTACTTACGATCCCGAGCCGGGCGCGTCTGCGTCGCCCTCCGCGGAAGCACAGTTGCCGAGATTCTCGCCCGCGCCGAAACCGCTCTCGCAGAGTCGCAATTCCTCGAATTCCGCCTCGATTCCATTGACCACCCCGCTGCAGCCGTGGCTCCCATCGCGGAATTCCTCGCCGAACGCAAGGACATCGCCGCCATCGCAACCTGCCGCCGCAAACCCTACGGCGGCGGCTTCAGCGGAACCCTCCAGCAAGAGCTGGCCATCCTGCGCACCGCCGCCGAGTCTGGATTCGCCCTCGTCGATCTCGAAATCGAGTCCGCCGAGGAATGCAGCCCCTCAGATCTCGAAAAGCTGCGCGAAACCGACGCCGCCCTGCTCATCAGCTTTCACGATTTCCAGCATTCGGTCGATCCCGAGCAGGCCTTCGAGCGCATTCAGCGCTTCGAGCCCGACTTCGTCAAAATCGTCAACACGGCGCACACCCTCACCGACAGCTTGAATCTCCTCCACTGGATCACCCAGCGCTCCGTCGACGCCCAGGTGGTCGGCATCGCCATGGGCGAGGCCGGCGTCGTCAGCCGCGTCCTCAGCCTGCGAGCCGGCTCGGCATTTACCTTTGCCTCCGCGCCCGACGGAGCCGAAACCGCGCCAGGGCAGATGACCGCTCGCACCCTAAAA is drawn from Acidicapsa acidisoli and contains these coding sequences:
- a CDS encoding PadR family transcriptional regulator — encoded protein: MLGRNRYQNRIELLQGTLDMLILRTLQWGPAHGYGIVQALRVQSGEALQVETGSLYPALHRLQRQGWVESEWKQTESNQRARFYRITAAGKQQLMSDVGRWKQMVQVIGGILGEVEGGEA